The Cohnella abietis genome has a segment encoding these proteins:
- a CDS encoding cupredoxin domain-containing protein — MHKKLALLLTLTALMLALAACGGKNNSESGSNSPSPASTESASTEVIITATSWEFDEAEYTIPKDTPVKLTLQNTKGAHGIEIVGQNIKITGNKSEVINLPAGTYEIKCNIMCGAGHNQMKAKLVVS; from the coding sequence ATGCACAAAAAGCTCGCTCTTCTTCTAACACTAACAGCCTTGATGCTTGCTCTTGCTGCTTGTGGTGGCAAGAATAATTCCGAATCTGGTAGCAACTCACCATCACCAGCCTCAACTGAATCGGCATCGACGGAAGTCATCATTACCGCTACTTCTTGGGAATTCGATGAGGCGGAATACACGATTCCGAAAGATACACCTGTTAAGCTCACTCTGCAAAACACAAAGGGTGCCCACGGAATTGAAATTGTCGGTCAGAACATTAAAATCACAGGGAACAAATCGGAAGTAATCAATTTACCCGCTGGTACCTATGAAATTAAATGTAACATCATGTGCGGCGCCGGTCATAACCAAATGAAGGCGAAATTAGTCGTTAGCTAA
- a CDS encoding phage holin family protein produces the protein MNFLGTIVRFIVSAIVLMVVGWLVPQFSVGGFWSALMLAVVIAVMGWIIEGIFGKRVTPFGRGIVGFLSSALVIWLAQFVVGNVHVSVIGALLAALVIGIIDLFIPVSNPYEAASHNKHRD, from the coding sequence ATGAATTTTCTTGGGACAATTGTTCGCTTTATCGTCTCAGCCATCGTGCTTATGGTGGTTGGATGGTTAGTGCCCCAATTTTCAGTAGGCGGATTCTGGAGCGCACTTATGCTCGCAGTCGTCATTGCTGTAATGGGATGGATTATCGAAGGAATTTTTGGCAAAAGGGTTACTCCATTTGGTCGAGGAATCGTTGGATTTCTCTCGAGTGCGCTTGTAATCTGGTTGGCTCAATTTGTAGTAGGAAATGTACATGTCTCAGTAATCGGCGCTTTGTTAGCAGCATTGGTGATCGGGATCATCGACTTGTTCATTCCCGTTTCCAACCCGTATGAAGCTGCTTCACATAACAAGCATCGGGACTAG